The DNA window CGAGGATTGCGCCTGAGGAGAGCTCCGTCCTGGCGGCTGAAGAGGCGGCATCGATGGCGACCTTGGGCGGTAGGCGTAGATCTGGGTTCCCGATTGTTGGTTGGTCCTTGGGGGATACGTTGGCTGGTTGTAATTGTAGTTGGCCTCTCTATATCTTCTTGGCCGATTATACTGATCCCTTCCGCCCGCCAATCGCCTCCGGTCCCACGAGAACAGCCACTCTCTGAAGAATTTAAGGGCCTCATAGAGCACCGCAACCACAAAAATTAGAAGGCAAGAAAGAGTCAGCGCCATGGCGGATTCAGTGCGCCAGAACTTGAAGAGAATGGTCTCCGCATCGCCAGTATGAAAGAACATCGCCATGGACATGTCGTGGCCTCCACCTTCGTGATGGCCGTGCTTAGTGTGCTCTCCATGGCTTCCATGATGAGTCATTTCAGGTGAATGGTGTCCTTCGTGAGAGGAACTCGGTGGAGCAGGCGCCGGAGATCCATGAGAAGCGTGATGGTGGACGTGGCCCTCGGAAACATCAACTCCATGGTGGTCCATGGTCGAACATCGGTGAAAAATATTGGTATTGTTAGTTTGTGTATATTCGATCGACAATCAAGTGACAGCTTTAAAAAAGATTTGAAAAATTCCAATACATTCATTGAAGAAGTTAATTTATTGACCATTCGGCTTTAAACCGTCAGGATTGAGCCTCCCCCAACTACTTCCAATCACCAGAGATTTTCTATACCCATCTGTAAAGCGACGAGTTTCGACCGCAGCCCAATGCCAATTCGGTTGTATCATTAACATAAATGACAGGCGGGCAGAACATGCCACGTGCCACGAAATCAATGCAGTTTCCGCCCAGGACTCGTTGTTTTCTGCCCGGGACAAGCGAGCAAATTTGCTGGCACTAATGGAATCCATTTTTCACCCGGCGCTCGGATGAGACGAGCTGCACCGAAATCCTCCGGCCCAACCATGCATATTAATAAAGATTTAAGCGTCAGCAGCCGGCGAAATTAAGATCGTACACTGGGAGCCCGGCTCGAGTACTTTGAATTGCTCACGAGTTGGCCATTAGGTGGTCTAACACCGAATATTAATCATACGCCGCGTTAATTTATGGGCCAGTCGCTGATTGCCGAAACAGGATTTTTCAGCCAGACGTGCTGCAATCACTTTCGCTTTTCTGGGAGTGTACTACTTGGCGGGCAAGGGAATCCGTACCGATTTCCTTTTCCCTGCTAAAATGAAGCCACTAGCTGTCGCTGGGAACGCCTCGCTGACCGCCCATTAATGCGGCTCCTTTGTGCAGGAGCACATTAATCAT is part of the Drosophila sechellia strain sech25 chromosome 3R, ASM438219v1, whole genome shotgun sequence genome and encodes:
- the LOC6612931 gene encoding high affinity copper uptake protein 1 → MDHHGVDVSEGHVHHHASHGSPAPAPPSSSHEGHHSPEMTHHGSHGEHTKHGHHEGGGHDMSMAMFFHTGDAETILFKFWRTESAMALTLSCLLIFVVAVLYEALKFFREWLFSWDRRRLAGGRDQYNRPRRYREANYNYNQPTYPPRTNQQSGTQIYAYRPRSPSMPPLQPPGRSSPQAQSSLILTQHTHHHVQENTPPAGKTTKLKVYCSGMHILQTLLHVLQVLISFLLMLVFMTFNVWLCVAVLLGAGVGYYIFCAFRTNVQEHCN